A stretch of DNA from Leguminivora glycinivorella isolate SPB_JAAS2020 chromosome 12, LegGlyc_1.1, whole genome shotgun sequence:
AATACAGCGAGCGACCCTCTCAAACCCGGTAGAGCTTCGAAAGAGTCACGATAAATCTACAGGTGAGAACGACAAGTTTTGTAACGTCACACCTTACATCTTATCAAATAACACACATTATAATATTCGTTAAGGATCTGAAAGAGAATTCACAAAAACGTAACCCGTTCGACTTCGTCGATCACCTTTTAAAATAGCATAATCGAACGCCCTCTAAATACTATTCGGCATATTTCGTAAGCTTCATTCAGATCTGCgagaaatactaaaaaaaaagaaaccaaaATCGACCTAACAAAAATCTCGACTCAAAAATACGGTCGGAGCGTTAAACATGGAAAATTTGACGCGATCACAAAGAACGAAAGACGTTTCGAGCCGAGGTACAACCCAAATCGAAATTCTTACTATTTAACAGACAATAAACGCCTCGGGGTGGGGTCCGGTCCGGACGGACGGCCGCCTACTGCTGCACGGGCGCGGCGTACAGCAGCGGCCCGGGCGGCAGGTGCGCGTACGGCACGCCGCCGCCCACCGCCGCCTGGTAGCCGCACGGGCCCCCGCCCACGCCGCCCACGCCGCCGCCGTAGAACTTGCCGCCTGCAACCACACATCACACGTGATTATGTTCTGTCCGGATCCCGAGGCCCGCACTGGCCGAGCGCCGTACCCGCGCGCGCGTTTGCCTCGCCCGACCACATTTTCTCGGCGAGGTGGCGGCCCTCGGTCGGCCGATCGATATAGTTGCTAAATTTAtaatgatgaaaaacataatagttatttaattAGTAGCTCACCGAGCAGGTCCTGATGATGAGGATGCATCTGTGGGTAATGTGGAGGAGTAGCGAAATGTGGTGGAGGCGATCCGTAGGAAGATCCGGATGAGCCGTTTGGTTTGTTGCCGTTCGCGTTATTATTACGGTACTGTTGTCCTCCGTTGCGCTGATCTGAAATCAAATTTAAGTATGCTAAAATATTCAAATAGTCTTCTCATATACAATATGCATGAATATACTACATATATGTTTTACACTATGCATGAATTGAAAAATAAGATCAGACAGATTACTACAGGTAGGTTTAataattagttttagtttatgaTGATCCACAAACATATTGTACTTGTAAAAAGTAGAACTTACTGCTGTATGTGCGCTGCTGTCCGTAACCATTCTGGCTGTTGTATCCATTTTGATAGCCATTATTATATCCGCCTTGGTAGTTGCCCATAGACTCAAACATATTAGGGCTTGGGAAAGGCACCTGCTTCTGGAAGTTATTTTGTCTGTAACCCTGATTATTGCCTTGGTTTTGGTTATTGAATCTTGGTGGTTGTTGGTTCATGTTGCGGTTTTGATACATGTTCTGTGTATCTTCATTAGAAACATTGTTAGCCATCTTATTGTTCCACTGGTTGCTCTGCTGGCGTGGCGAACTTGACCCACTGTTGTTATCTTTACGCTGCTGCCAACGGTTGCGTCCTGTAAAAAtaagtttaatttaatatattattttcagtatagatggtggtttttttacgcactagtgcgagaagtggttcatttgaAGTCAggccgaaacttcggagggtcatctgtactgaaaaacatcgtatcGAAAAACACGTGCGAAACGGAAATTCGTAactagtgtcgatttaaaagtcccttcggtcgtgttttaatttatcgctgtTAGTAATATTAGACTACTATTAGGTAGTCAATTACCAGAGCCTCCATTATTGTTTCGTGCCATGTCGCTCAGCTTAGCAGGTGGTGTCTGTCCAGTTTCCAACAACACTGCAACTAAAGCGCGAGCCTGACGCGAGTCTCCGCTGGTAAAGTAGGTGTATGCTGTGCCTGATTGCTGACATCTGCCAGTACGtcctgaaataaataaataatgtacctagtaaaaaccttaataaaattataaaaagaaaagatAACAATGAAACAGCTACTTTAATAAACATACCAATTCTGTGAATATAATCCTCAGATGAATTGGGATAGTCAAAGTTGACAACGAATTTTACATCTTCAACATCCAAGCCTCGGGCTGCAACATCAGTAGCAATAAGGATGGTAGTAGCTCCATTCCTGAACTCTGTGAGGACAGCGTCACGTTCTGGTTGTGATTTATCTCCATGAATAGCAAGAGCCTTGTGGCCGTTACGGCGTACAGCACGCGCAATATCATCCACCTAAAATATAAGAATGGCATGGTCAATGACATCAGTAGTGTATTTTCTATCAGAATATGTTTTTATAATACATTTTACAGTATATATTGCTCTATATTACCGCACTATTTAGGTAATGAGATCATTGCGCAAGTACGTAAAAAATTAAAGGGCCATAAGCACTGTAAAATGTTGTATGATACATGTGCAAAGAGCGAATTCCTATATgttgatttaaaatactccctttAGTCGCGTTTTAATTTACGCCACTCTTTTCCGCACATAAAGCGCAATGTACTAATATATAAAACAAGTGAATGACTACTTTAATATTTAGTTACCTTTTTCTTTGTTTCAACAAAAACAATTACTTTATTGTCTCTCTCAGATGCGATCTCTTTCAAGAGGTTAGTAAGTTTGTGTTCTTTCTCATGTTCCTCACAAATCTCGATTATTTGTTTTATGTTATTGTTAGCTGAGAGGTTCAATGATCCAATATTCACTTTGATATAATCATTTAAGAAATCTTCAGCCAATGTCTGAATTTCTTTTGGCCATGTTGCTGACCACATCAAAACCTGACGATCTGGACGAATTTGCTCAATAATCTTGCGAATTTGAGGCTCAAAGCCCATATCCAACATTCTGTCAGCTTCATCTAAGACCAGGTATGTGCAGCGACGCAAGTTTGTGGTGCCTCGCTCAAGGAAATCAATTAATCTTCCAGGTGTGGCAATAACAATCTCAACTCCTCTTTCTAGATCTCTAGCCTGAGGCCCTTTGGGGGAGCCACCAAAGAGGCAAGTGTTTCTGATAAGGCCACGGGCACTGTAAGCCTGGGCCACAGACTGGATCTGCTGAGCAAGCTCTCTTGTTGGAGCCAGAATGAGAGCAATTGGGCCATCTCCCCTTTGGATGCGCTGTTGGTGCACAATATGGACAGCAGCAGGAAGCATGTAGGCCAAAGTCTTACCAGACCCTGTGGAAGCAATTCCGACCATATCACGGCCAGAAAGAGCAATGGGCCAACCTTGAGCTTGAATTCCAGTGGGCTCAACCCAACCCTGTTCTTTGATAGTATTCATTAC
This window harbors:
- the LOC125231663 gene encoding ATP-dependent RNA helicase dbp2-like isoform X2 gives rise to the protein MQYNGFSNQHPMPRPDRNEQFGKIPFFGGLHDFGGPKNFAPRNNMGNKNNFRPRNDFNGMRPDFNNQKSENGIQNDFGGPKEYRPRNNYNNQPQKKDYEDKGPGGNMQFYNGKPDFGGPKQGGFQHKNNYGPKNFNNQNGHMNQQNYAQKKTYNNPNMGQQPNEFNGRKMQSMKAKHPGDSLVKPMWDMANLEPIQKDFYKPHADVESRSEEDVNMFRATKEIIVSGNNVPRPNQVFDEGNFPDHVMNTIKEQGWVEPTGIQAQGWPIALSGRDMVGIASTGSGKTLAYMLPAAVHIVHQQRIQRGDGPIALILAPTRELAQQIQSVAQAYSARGLIRNTCLFGGSPKGPQARDLERGVEIVIATPGRLIDFLERGTTNLRRCTYLVLDEADRMLDMGFEPQIRKIIEQIRPDRQVLMWSATWPKEIQTLAEDFLNDYIKVNIGSLNLSANNNIKQIIEICEEHEKEHKLTNLLKEIASERDNKVIVFVETKKKVDDIARAVRRNGHKALAIHGDKSQPERDAVLTEFRNGATTILIATDVAARGLDVEDVKFVVNFDYPNSSEDYIHRIGRTGRCQQSGTAYTYFTSGDSRQARALVAVLLETGQTPPAKLSDMARNNNGGSGRNRWQQRKDNNSGSSSPRQQSNQWNNKMANNVSNEDTQNMYQNRNMNQQPPRFNNQNQGNNQGYRQNNFQKQVPFPSPNMFESMGNYQGGYNNGYQNGYNSQNGYGQQRTYSNQRNGGQQYRNNNANGNKPNGSSGSSYGSPPPHFATPPHYPQMHPHHQDLLGGKFYGGGVGGVGGGPCGYQAAVGGGVPYAHLPPGPLLYAAPVQQ
- the LOC125231663 gene encoding ATP-dependent RNA helicase dbp2-like isoform X1, translated to MQYNGFSNQHPIFRPRPDRNEQFGKIPFFGGLHDFGGPKNFAPRNNMGNKNNFRPRNDFNGMRPDFNNQKSENGIQNDFGGPKEYRPRNNYNNQPQKKDYEDKGPGGNMQFYNGKPDFGGPKQGGFQHKNNYGPKNFNNQNGHMNQQNYAQKKTYNNPNMGQQPNEFNGRKMQSMKAKHPGDSLVKPMWDMANLEPIQKDFYKPHADVESRSEEDVNMFRATKEIIVSGNNVPRPNQVFDEGNFPDHVMNTIKEQGWVEPTGIQAQGWPIALSGRDMVGIASTGSGKTLAYMLPAAVHIVHQQRIQRGDGPIALILAPTRELAQQIQSVAQAYSARGLIRNTCLFGGSPKGPQARDLERGVEIVIATPGRLIDFLERGTTNLRRCTYLVLDEADRMLDMGFEPQIRKIIEQIRPDRQVLMWSATWPKEIQTLAEDFLNDYIKVNIGSLNLSANNNIKQIIEICEEHEKEHKLTNLLKEIASERDNKVIVFVETKKKVDDIARAVRRNGHKALAIHGDKSQPERDAVLTEFRNGATTILIATDVAARGLDVEDVKFVVNFDYPNSSEDYIHRIGRTGRCQQSGTAYTYFTSGDSRQARALVAVLLETGQTPPAKLSDMARNNNGGSGRNRWQQRKDNNSGSSSPRQQSNQWNNKMANNVSNEDTQNMYQNRNMNQQPPRFNNQNQGNNQGYRQNNFQKQVPFPSPNMFESMGNYQGGYNNGYQNGYNSQNGYGQQRTYSNQRNGGQQYRNNNANGNKPNGSSGSSYGSPPPHFATPPHYPQMHPHHQDLLGGKFYGGGVGGVGGGPCGYQAAVGGGVPYAHLPPGPLLYAAPVQQ